The Flaviramulus sp. BrNp1-15 genome has a window encoding:
- a CDS encoding SGNH/GDSL hydrolase family protein produces the protein MKKNIIDIKYVALIAILIGFTSCNEIEDVLEDNNALVEVEVLPELNSGSADFSTYVSLGNSLTSGFTDNALFIAAQENSLPNILAQKFALAGGGDFSQPLMSDNVGGLLFGGAVNARFGPRLYFNGSGPAVLPAASSTETFANVGSHNNMGIPGAASFHLLYDGYGNPANLALPVPTANPYFVRMASAPDATVLGDAMAQSPTFFSLWIGNNDVLGYALSGGDATTSSITPSDGPPGVGFDQTYGALIATLTSGGAQGIVANIPYVTTIPHFTTVPHNPIPLDEATAGAVNQAYAAYNGGIQAALGALAGTGLFTQEEADLRMITFSAGEGNAVVIEDESLTDLGAINPAFAGLPKIRQATANDLLVLPSSNFIGTEAVPGNPLTVNGVAVPLADKWVLTPEEQEEIKTATDAFNATIQAAASSAGLAFVDANMLMQQLDAGGFTDGDYTLTSSLVTGGAFSLDGVHPTARGYALIANEFMKAIDAAYGSNFEASGNLVNIGNYPTNYSPSLQ, from the coding sequence ATGAAAAAGAATATTATAGATATAAAATACGTTGCATTAATTGCAATCTTAATAGGGTTTACATCTTGTAATGAAATTGAAGATGTTTTGGAAGACAACAACGCTCTAGTTGAAGTTGAAGTATTACCAGAATTAAATTCAGGTTCAGCAGATTTCTCAACTTATGTTTCTTTAGGAAACTCGTTAACTTCTGGTTTCACAGATAATGCTTTATTTATTGCAGCTCAAGAAAATTCTTTACCAAACATTTTAGCACAAAAATTTGCCTTGGCAGGCGGAGGAGATTTTTCTCAACCATTGATGAGTGATAATGTAGGCGGATTACTTTTTGGAGGTGCAGTTAATGCAAGATTTGGACCAAGACTTTATTTTAATGGTTCTGGACCTGCTGTTTTACCTGCAGCCTCGTCAACAGAAACATTTGCTAATGTAGGAAGTCATAATAATATGGGAATCCCAGGAGCCGCAAGTTTTCACCTGTTGTATGATGGTTATGGAAACCCAGCAAATTTAGCTCTTCCTGTACCAACAGCAAACCCTTATTTTGTAAGAATGGCTTCTGCTCCTGATGCTACAGTTTTAGGTGATGCTATGGCGCAATCGCCAACATTCTTTTCTCTATGGATAGGTAATAACGATGTACTAGGTTATGCTTTATCTGGTGGAGATGCTACTACAAGCTCAATAACACCTTCAGATGGCCCTCCAGGAGTTGGTTTCGATCAAACTTATGGTGCTTTAATCGCTACGCTTACAAGTGGTGGTGCTCAAGGTATCGTTGCGAACATTCCTTACGTAACAACAATTCCACATTTTACTACAGTACCTCATAATCCAATTCCTTTAGATGAAGCCACAGCTGGAGCTGTGAATCAAGCATATGCTGCTTATAATGGCGGTATTCAAGCAGCTTTAGGAGCTTTAGCAGGAACAGGTTTATTTACTCAAGAAGAGGCAGATTTAAGAATGATTACCTTTTCTGCTGGTGAAGGTAATGCTGTTGTTATTGAAGATGAGAGTTTAACAGATTTAGGTGCTATTAACCCAGCATTTGCAGGTCTTCCTAAAATTCGTCAAGCTACAGCAAATGATTTGCTAGTTTTACCTTCATCTAACTTTATTGGAACAGAAGCTGTACCTGGAAATCCTTTAACAGTAAACGGAGTTGCTGTTCCTTTAGCAGATAAATGGGTTTTAACTCCAGAAGAACAAGAAGAAATTAAAACAGCTACAGATGCTTTTAACGCAACCATTCAAGCTGCAGCATCTTCAGCAGGATTAGCTTTTGTTGATGCTAATATGTTAATGCAACAATTAGATGCAGGAGGATTTACAGATGGAGATTACACATTAACTTCAAGTTTAGTAACTGGTGGAGCGTTTTCATTAGATGGTGTTCATCCAACAGCAAGAGGTTATGCCTTAATAGCTAACGAATTTATGAAAGCCATTGATGCTGCATACGGTTCAAACTTTGAAGCTTCAGGGAATTTAGTTAACATTGGTAATTATCCAACTAATTACTCGCCTTCATTACAATAA
- a CDS encoding F0F1 ATP synthase subunit epsilon — translation MYLEIVSPEATLFSGEVTSISVPGVNGEFEMLNNHAPIISLLKEGVVKISGNIELDEEVQDKFTKGDKNTTLLKINSGTIEMKDNKVIVLAD, via the coding sequence ATGTATCTAGAAATTGTATCACCAGAAGCAACATTATTTAGTGGAGAAGTAACTAGTATTTCTGTACCTGGTGTAAATGGTGAATTTGAAATGTTAAATAATCACGCTCCTATCATATCTTTATTAAAAGAAGGTGTTGTGAAGATTTCAGGCAACATCGAATTAGATGAAGAAGTTCAGGATAAATTTACTAAAGGAGACAAGAATACAACTTTATTAAAGATAAATTCTGGAACTATAGAAATGAAAGATAATAAGGTTATTGTTTTAGCCGATTAA
- a CDS encoding TonB-dependent receptor domain-containing protein: MKTILPFLLLLFCGLSYSQTTISGSVVDDNNQPIPGANIIIVGTSTGTVTDFDGNFTLTYSQNPPFSVQASSVGFETVTEEVTTNNQKINFVLNEGTSLDEVVISASRTPERIFESPVTVERLGLKEIKNTASADFYDGLENLKGVDVNTNSLTFKSVNTRGFATFANNRFMQLVDGMDNSTPALNFPIGNLVGMTETDVLSVELLPGASSALYGANAFNGILFMRSKSPFDHQGISTSIKKGITSQEAAGDNEYTDISVRAAYKFSDKFAAKINFGYLRGTDWAATSEVDKTTIGGTRADLNYDGINVYGDEVATNINGVAVTLEGLGILPAGASALVPSVVVSRTGYNENDLTDYNAESIKADWGLYFRPWENDFEIQYVGKVGTGSTIYQGTNRYYIDNFTQQQHKLEFKNDNFFLRGYVVADKAGDSYDMVFTGININRAWKDDNTWFGEYAGTFVQATLGGATEAQAHAAARAQAESGRYLPGSPEYIAAFNRSINDPNLATGSKFQDASKYYHSDANYNFSHLIDFADIQVGGSYRQYSLNSSGTIYTDFDGPIDYSEYGVYTQIQKNIELSDALDLKLTGSVRYDKSEFFDGFFSPRLSAGLTVNRDHNIRASVQTGFRNPTTQDLFIGLDAGRAILVGSAPDNLDRWTRDYDVSTNGQVGFGQPATIAQTGRVAYENSYTASSVQALAATGNPAVLEVSNPELIKPEQVSSAEVGYRGKFESLIVDFSAYFNKYKDFISQEVVISPYYGTVGDNGLSVAAISNGDYQAYSTYTNSPADVKSYGASIGLSTKVFGDFDLSGSYTYAKLDFDQVKYPDFTTNFNTPEHKFKASFGNTDLFENFGFNVSYRFSDDYYWEATFGNGVVPEYHVVDAQINLRVPSFKSTFKAGATNLLGDEYFTAFGTGNIGSMYYVSWTINNL; encoded by the coding sequence GTAGCGTAGGATTTGAAACTGTTACAGAAGAGGTAACAACAAATAATCAAAAAATTAATTTTGTTTTAAATGAAGGAACTTCATTAGACGAAGTTGTTATTTCTGCATCCAGAACACCAGAACGTATTTTTGAATCGCCTGTAACTGTTGAGCGTTTAGGTCTTAAAGAGATAAAAAATACAGCTTCAGCAGATTTCTATGACGGTTTAGAAAACCTTAAAGGTGTAGATGTAAACACAAATAGTTTAACTTTTAAATCTGTAAACACCAGAGGATTTGCAACATTTGCGAACAACCGTTTTATGCAACTTGTAGATGGTATGGATAATTCTACACCAGCTCTTAACTTTCCAATAGGGAATTTAGTTGGTATGACCGAAACAGATGTTTTAAGTGTTGAATTATTACCAGGTGCATCTTCTGCATTATATGGTGCCAACGCGTTTAATGGTATTTTGTTTATGAGAAGTAAAAGTCCTTTTGATCATCAAGGTATCAGCACATCAATTAAAAAAGGTATTACATCACAAGAAGCTGCTGGTGATAACGAATATACAGATATAAGTGTACGTGCTGCATATAAGTTTAGTGATAAATTTGCTGCTAAAATAAATTTTGGTTACCTAAGAGGAACAGACTGGGCTGCAACTAGTGAAGTTGATAAGACAACTATTGGTGGTACCAGAGCAGATTTAAATTATGATGGAATAAACGTTTATGGTGATGAAGTAGCAACAAACATAAACGGTGTAGCTGTAACACTAGAAGGTTTAGGTATCTTACCTGCTGGAGCTAGTGCTTTAGTTCCTTCAGTAGTTGTTAGTAGAACAGGTTATAATGAAAATGATTTAACAGACTACAATGCTGAAAGTATAAAAGCAGACTGGGGTTTATACTTTAGACCTTGGGAAAATGATTTTGAAATTCAATATGTTGGAAAAGTAGGTACAGGTTCTACCATTTACCAAGGAACTAACCGATACTACATTGATAATTTTACACAACAACAACACAAATTAGAATTTAAAAATGATAATTTCTTTTTAAGAGGATATGTTGTTGCTGATAAAGCTGGTGATTCTTATGATATGGTATTTACTGGAATCAATATCAATAGAGCTTGGAAAGATGATAATACTTGGTTTGGCGAATATGCAGGAACTTTTGTTCAAGCTACACTTGGAGGCGCCACTGAAGCTCAAGCTCATGCTGCTGCAAGAGCTCAAGCAGAATCTGGTCGTTACTTACCAGGTTCTCCTGAATACATAGCTGCTTTTAATAGAAGTATTAATGATCCTAATTTAGCAACGGGATCTAAATTCCAAGATGCTTCAAAATATTATCATTCTGATGCTAACTATAACTTTAGTCATTTAATTGATTTTGCAGATATTCAAGTTGGTGGATCATACAGACAATACAGCTTAAACTCTTCAGGTACTATTTATACAGATTTTGATGGTCCTATTGATTATTCTGAATACGGTGTTTACACTCAAATTCAAAAAAACATAGAGTTAAGTGATGCTTTAGATTTAAAACTAACAGGATCTGTTCGTTATGATAAATCTGAATTTTTTGATGGGTTCTTTTCACCAAGATTATCTGCAGGTTTAACTGTTAACAGAGATCATAATATTAGAGCTTCTGTTCAAACAGGATTTAGAAACCCTACTACACAAGATTTATTTATTGGTTTAGATGCAGGTAGAGCTATTTTAGTAGGTTCTGCTCCAGACAATTTAGATAGATGGACAAGAGATTACGATGTTAGTACAAACGGGCAAGTAGGTTTTGGACAACCAGCAACTATTGCTCAAACAGGTAGAGTAGCTTATGAAAACTCTTATACAGCAAGTTCTGTTCAGGCTTTAGCAGCTACTGGAAACCCAGCTGTTTTAGAAGTTTCTAACCCAGAGTTAATTAAGCCAGAGCAAGTATCTTCGGCAGAAGTTGGTTATAGAGGTAAATTTGAAAGCTTAATCGTAGATTTTAGCGCTTACTTTAACAAGTATAAAGATTTCATTTCTCAAGAAGTTGTAATATCTCCTTATTACGGAACTGTTGGTGATAATGGATTATCTGTAGCCGCTATTTCAAATGGCGATTATCAAGCTTACAGTACGTATACAAACTCTCCTGCAGATGTTAAATCTTATGGAGCTTCAATAGGTTTATCAACTAAAGTTTTTGGTGATTTTGATTTAAGCGGAAGTTATACGTATGCAAAATTAGACTTTGACCAAGTTAAATACCCAGATTTTACAACAAACTTTAATACACCTGAGCATAAATTCAAAGCTTCATTTGGAAATACAGATTTATTTGAAAACTTTGGTTTTAATGTGTCTTATAGATTCAGTGATGATTATTACTGGGAAGCAACATTTGGTAATGGTGTAGTTCCAGAATATCACGTAGTAGATGCTCAAATAAATTTAAGAGTCCCAAGCTTTAAGTCTACTTTTAAAGCAGGTGCTACTAACCTTTTAGGAGATGAGTACTTTACGGCTTTCGGTACTGGTAATATCGGGTCAATGTATTATGTATCATGGACAATAAATAACTTATAA
- a CDS encoding sugar MFS transporter — MAENTLQSSQPKNNTVIPIIIIAGLFFIFGFVTWINGALIPFMKTINELTDAQSYLVASASYISFVVMALPASYIINKIGFRKSMSLGLIVMALGALVFIPAAEARTYWVFLTGIFIQGAGMTLLQTASNPYITILGPIESAAKRIAIMGIANKVAGALGSVIFGALLLSGIDKIKEQFEVVDDAEKGRLLDTMADSVVMPYVVMAIVLFILGFLIRKAPLPHVEEAPIEESKTGETAKTSIFQFPHLWLGVLALFLYVGVEVIAGDTIISYGIALDIPVEQAKFFTLFTLMAMVATYALGVFLIPKYISQAFALKASAVLGILLSFCILFTEGFISVLFVAALGIANALVWPAIWPLALNGLGKFTKTASALLIMAIAGGAIIPPLYGALVDNRKEQLIIEGVNEVSAMSEAASFGYWILLPCYLIILYYAFFGHKIGVKN, encoded by the coding sequence ATGGCTGAAAATACATTACAATCATCACAACCAAAAAACAATACAGTTATTCCCATTATAATTATTGCGGGATTGTTTTTTATTTTCGGATTTGTAACTTGGATTAATGGAGCATTAATTCCGTTTATGAAAACCATTAATGAATTAACAGATGCGCAATCGTACTTGGTCGCATCTGCATCTTATATTTCTTTTGTGGTTATGGCTCTTCCAGCGTCATATATTATAAATAAAATTGGTTTTAGAAAAAGCATGTCTTTAGGTTTAATAGTTATGGCACTAGGAGCTTTAGTTTTTATACCAGCAGCCGAAGCAAGAACCTATTGGGTTTTTTTAACAGGTATTTTTATTCAAGGAGCGGGTATGACACTTTTACAAACAGCATCAAACCCATATATAACTATTTTAGGACCTATAGAAAGTGCTGCTAAACGTATAGCTATTATGGGAATAGCAAATAAAGTAGCCGGTGCTTTAGGGTCAGTTATTTTTGGAGCCTTATTATTATCTGGAATTGATAAAATAAAAGAACAGTTTGAAGTTGTAGACGATGCTGAAAAAGGACGCTTACTAGATACTATGGCAGATAGTGTTGTTATGCCATATGTTGTTATGGCTATTGTGCTATTCATTTTAGGATTTCTAATACGAAAAGCACCTTTACCACATGTTGAAGAAGCACCTATTGAAGAATCAAAAACAGGTGAAACTGCAAAAACTAGTATTTTTCAATTCCCTCATTTATGGTTAGGCGTTTTAGCATTGTTTTTATACGTTGGAGTTGAGGTTATAGCAGGAGATACTATTATATCCTACGGAATTGCTTTAGATATTCCTGTTGAACAAGCTAAGTTTTTTACCTTATTTACTTTAATGGCTATGGTGGCTACTTATGCTTTAGGTGTATTTTTAATTCCAAAATATATAAGTCAAGCCTTTGCTTTAAAAGCAAGTGCTGTTTTAGGAATTCTTTTATCGTTTTGTATTCTTTTCACAGAAGGGTTCATATCAGTGCTGTTTGTTGCTGCATTGGGAATAGCAAATGCTCTGGTTTGGCCAGCAATTTGGCCTTTAGCTTTAAATGGCTTAGGTAAATTTACTAAAACAGCTTCAGCACTTCTTATAATGGCTATAGCAGGTGGAGCCATAATACCGCCATTGTACGGGGCTTTGGTAGATAATAGAAAAGAACAATTAATAATTGAAGGGGTTAATGAAGTTAGTGCGATGTCTGAAGCTGCTTCTTTTGGATATTGGATTTTATTACCATGCTACCTTATTATTTTATACTATGCTTTCTTCGGGCATAAAATTGGTGTAAAAAATTAG
- the atpD gene encoding F0F1 ATP synthase subunit beta — translation MSKVTGKVAQIVGPVIDVEFAAGSELPKIYDSLEIKRPDGSLLVLEVQSHIGEDTVRTIAMDSSDGLSRGTEVTATGAPIQMPIGDDVYGRLFNVIGDAIDGLGDLPKAGESGLPIHRQAPKFEDLSTSTEVLFTGIKVIDLIEPYAKGGKIGLFGGAGVGKTVLIQELINNIAKGHGGLSVFAGVGERTREGNDLLREMLESGIIRYGDDFMHSMEDGGWDLSKVDKSKMKESKATFVFGQMNEPPGARARVALSGLTIAEYFRDGAGDGQGKDVLFFVDNIFRFTQAGSEVSALLGRMPSAVGYQPTLATEMGAMQERITSTKKGSITSVQAVYVPADDLTDPAPATTFAHLDATTVLSRKIAELGIYPAVDPLDSTSRILTADILGADHYNCAQRVKELLQRYKELQDIIAILGMEELSEEDKLAVGRARRVQRFLSQPFHVAEQFTGIPGVLVDIKETIKGFNMIMDGELDHLPEAAFNLKGTIEEAIEAGDKMLAEA, via the coding sequence ATGTCTAAAGTTACAGGTAAAGTTGCACAAATAGTAGGTCCGGTTATCGATGTTGAATTCGCTGCTGGTTCAGAGCTTCCAAAAATTTATGATTCATTAGAAATTAAAAGACCTGATGGTTCTTTATTAGTATTAGAAGTACAATCTCACATTGGTGAAGATACTGTACGTACTATTGCTATGGATTCGTCTGATGGTTTAAGTAGAGGAACTGAAGTTACTGCTACTGGTGCTCCTATTCAAATGCCGATTGGTGATGATGTTTACGGACGTTTATTTAATGTAATTGGAGATGCTATTGATGGTCTTGGAGATTTACCTAAAGCTGGAGAATCTGGATTACCAATTCACCGTCAAGCACCTAAATTTGAAGATTTATCAACGTCTACTGAAGTTTTATTTACAGGTATTAAAGTAATCGACTTAATTGAGCCTTATGCAAAAGGTGGTAAAATTGGTTTATTTGGTGGTGCTGGTGTAGGTAAAACAGTATTAATTCAGGAGTTGATTAATAATATTGCAAAAGGTCACGGTGGTTTATCAGTATTTGCTGGTGTAGGTGAAAGAACTCGTGAAGGAAATGACCTTTTAAGAGAGATGTTAGAATCTGGAATTATTCGTTACGGAGATGATTTTATGCACTCTATGGAAGACGGCGGATGGGATTTATCTAAAGTTGATAAATCTAAAATGAAAGAATCTAAAGCAACTTTCGTATTCGGACAAATGAATGAGCCTCCTGGAGCACGTGCTCGTGTAGCATTATCTGGTTTAACTATTGCTGAGTATTTCCGTGATGGAGCTGGAGATGGGCAAGGAAAAGATGTACTTTTCTTCGTAGATAACATCTTCCGTTTTACACAAGCTGGTTCTGAGGTATCTGCATTACTTGGTCGTATGCCTTCTGCGGTAGGTTACCAACCAACATTAGCAACAGAGATGGGTGCGATGCAAGAACGTATTACATCAACTAAAAAAGGATCTATTACATCTGTACAAGCGGTTTACGTACCTGCGGATGATTTAACTGACCCTGCTCCTGCTACAACCTTTGCTCACTTAGATGCAACAACTGTATTATCTCGTAAAATTGCTGAGTTAGGTATTTATCCTGCGGTAGATCCATTAGATTCTACTTCAAGAATTTTAACTGCTGATATTTTAGGTGCAGATCATTATAACTGTGCTCAAAGAGTAAAAGAGTTATTACAACGTTATAAAGAGTTACAAGATATTATTGCTATTCTAGGTATGGAGGAATTATCTGAAGAAGATAAATTAGCTGTAGGACGTGCACGTCGTGTTCAACGTTTCTTATCTCAACCATTCCACGTAGCAGAACAATTTACTGGAATTCCTGGTGTATTAGTAGATATTAAAGAAACTATTAAAGGTTTTAACATGATTATGGATGGTGAATTAGATCACTTACCAGAAGCAGCTTTTAACCTTAAAGGAACTATTGAAGAAGCTATTGAAGCTGGAGACAAAATGTTAGCTGAGGCATAG
- a CDS encoding acyltransferase family protein, protein MTKRIESVDILRGFTIAAMILVNTPGDWSNVYSPLLHAKWHGLTPTDLVFPFFLFIVGISIYFAYKSKSNSLLTYKKIVIRSLKLIGLGLFLNLFLPYVPFVSDFETLRLPGVLQRIGVVFLISSILYLNCNWKSLLGISIIILVAYWLFLGFMPFPNLNGIPPSFDRASNNWANYIDLNLLGKHMWQPDYDPEGIISTLPAIVTCLIGILIGKLLDGLKQIKQLFIVAFGLLISGYIFSIYFPINKAIWSSSFVLVTSGWGTLLLAIIYYLIDIKKYNFGNIFKYVGMNAITIYFLSSFISKFMYLTKVGEDSNIHSWLYETIYIHGFLSFKLSSLLYALTVVLCYLGLGYYMYLKRIFIKV, encoded by the coding sequence ATGACAAAAAGAATAGAATCTGTTGATATTTTAAGAGGTTTTACCATTGCAGCTATGATTTTGGTAAACACTCCCGGAGATTGGAGTAATGTTTATTCGCCTTTACTTCATGCAAAATGGCATGGATTAACACCAACCGATTTAGTATTCCCTTTCTTTTTATTTATTGTAGGAATCTCTATTTATTTCGCATATAAAAGCAAATCCAATAGTTTATTAACCTATAAAAAAATAGTTATTAGAAGCTTAAAACTTATAGGTTTGGGCTTATTTCTCAATTTGTTTTTGCCTTATGTACCTTTTGTGTCAGATTTTGAAACATTAAGGCTTCCAGGTGTGCTCCAGAGAATAGGTGTTGTTTTTTTAATTTCATCAATATTATATCTTAATTGTAATTGGAAAAGTTTACTTGGTATTTCTATTATTATTTTGGTAGCATATTGGCTATTTCTTGGTTTTATGCCTTTTCCAAACTTAAATGGAATACCCCCTTCTTTTGATAGGGCATCTAATAATTGGGCAAACTATATAGATTTAAATCTTTTAGGGAAGCATATGTGGCAACCAGATTATGACCCAGAAGGTATTATTAGTACACTACCTGCAATTGTTACTTGTTTAATTGGCATTTTAATAGGTAAGCTTTTAGATGGGCTTAAACAAATTAAACAATTGTTTATAGTAGCATTTGGTTTGTTGATTTCCGGCTATATTTTCAGTATTTATTTCCCAATTAACAAAGCTATTTGGAGTAGCAGTTTTGTGTTAGTAACAAGTGGTTGGGGAACTTTGCTCTTGGCTATTATTTACTATCTAATAGACATTAAGAAATATAATTTTGGAAATATATTCAAGTATGTTGGGATGAATGCTATAACTATATATTTTCTGTCTAGCTTTATATCTAAATTCATGTATTTAACAAAAGTTGGAGAAGATAGTAATATTCATTCCTGGCTTTATGAAACCATCTATATACATGGTTTTTTAAGTTTTAAATTGTCATCCCTTTTGTATGCACTTACTGTTGTATTATGTTATTTAGGGCTTGGTTATTATATGTATTTAAAAAGAATATTTATAAAAGTTTAA
- a CDS encoding LexA family transcriptional regulator, which translates to MLIGNTRNLTFYTPEFIENSGALFFDTGISAGFPSPADDFKQERLSLDDMLVNNKLATFYARVSGQSMIGAGLDDNDLLVIDRSLEPAHNKIAVCFLDGEFTVKRLRVEKDGIWLQPENSKYKPIKITEDNDFVIWGIVTNVIKKL; encoded by the coding sequence ATGCTAATAGGAAACACTAGAAATTTAACCTTTTACACACCAGAGTTTATAGAAAATTCTGGAGCGCTTTTTTTCGATACAGGAATTTCGGCAGGATTTCCTTCACCTGCAGATGATTTTAAACAAGAACGACTGTCGTTAGATGATATGTTGGTTAATAATAAATTAGCAACATTTTATGCACGTGTAAGCGGACAAAGTATGATTGGAGCAGGACTAGATGATAATGATTTATTGGTAATAGATAGAAGTTTAGAGCCAGCGCACAATAAAATTGCAGTATGTTTTTTAGATGGTGAGTTTACGGTAAAACGGTTGCGAGTTGAAAAAGATGGGATATGGTTGCAACCAGAAAATTCAAAATATAAACCTATAAAAATTACAGAAGACAATGACTTTGTAATTTGGGGCATTGTTACCAATGTAATTAAAAAGTTATAA
- a CDS encoding Y-family DNA polymerase, with product MYALVDCNNFYASCERVFNPNLQNKPIAILSNNDGCVISRSDEAKALGLPMGAPIFKWEGFCKANNIKVFSSNYPLYGDMSSRVMKILEQFTPDVEVYSIDEAFVQFKGFENYNFNDYGNLMRQRILKWTGIPTCVGLAPTKALSKVANKIARKFPNETKGVYVIDTEEKRIKALKWTKIEDVWGIGRRLQKRLNTKGCKTAFDFTQLSDDWVRKTFSITEWKLKKDLEGNSKILLDEPKNKRAIATTRSFEYTYSDIDNIKERISTFATSCAEKLRKQGSCCHMIYVMLSSDRHKKDLEQHRASKIISLPYPTDSSLIISNEAVKGIITIFKSGIKYKRAGVIITGLVPNNNYQLDIFEHEDPKHKSLMSAIDGLNKKYKDYKIKLGNQDLKRTWKMRQERLSPRYTTNINEIIKVKC from the coding sequence ATGTATGCCCTAGTAGATTGTAATAACTTTTATGCTTCTTGCGAACGCGTTTTTAACCCTAATTTGCAGAACAAACCCATTGCTATTTTAAGTAATAATGATGGGTGTGTGATATCGCGAAGTGATGAAGCTAAAGCTCTCGGGTTACCTATGGGTGCACCTATTTTTAAATGGGAAGGGTTTTGTAAAGCCAATAATATTAAGGTGTTTTCTTCAAACTACCCACTATATGGAGATATGAGTAGTCGCGTAATGAAAATTTTAGAACAATTTACACCAGATGTTGAGGTTTACAGTATTGATGAAGCTTTTGTTCAATTTAAAGGTTTTGAAAATTATAATTTTAATGATTATGGAAACCTAATGCGTCAACGCATACTAAAATGGACAGGTATTCCCACTTGTGTAGGTCTTGCGCCAACAAAAGCATTGAGCAAAGTAGCCAATAAGATAGCTCGAAAATTTCCAAATGAAACCAAAGGTGTTTATGTGATTGACACTGAGGAAAAACGGATAAAAGCTTTAAAATGGACTAAAATCGAAGATGTTTGGGGTATTGGTAGGCGTTTACAAAAACGATTAAATACTAAAGGATGTAAAACAGCATTCGATTTTACACAACTCTCTGATGATTGGGTACGTAAAACGTTTTCAATTACCGAGTGGAAACTTAAAAAGGACTTGGAAGGCAACTCTAAAATATTGCTAGACGAACCAAAAAATAAACGCGCTATAGCTACAACACGAAGTTTTGAGTATACCTATTCTGATATTGATAACATAAAAGAACGTATCTCTACTTTCGCAACAAGTTGTGCAGAAAAACTCCGTAAACAAGGCTCTTGTTGCCATATGATTTATGTAATGCTAAGTAGCGATAGGCATAAAAAAGATTTAGAACAACACAGAGCGAGTAAAATAATAAGCTTACCATATCCAACAGATTCGTCTTTAATTATAAGTAATGAAGCTGTAAAAGGAATTATTACTATTTTTAAAAGTGGTATAAAATATAAACGTGCAGGTGTAATTATTACAGGTTTAGTACCTAATAATAATTATCAATTAGATATATTTGAACATGAAGACCCAAAGCACAAATCGCTTATGTCTGCTATTGATGGGTTGAATAAAAAATATAAAGATTACAAGATAAAGTTAGGTAATCAAGATTTAAAACGTACCTGGAAAATGAGACAAGAACGATTATCACCAAGGTATACCACAAATATTAACGAAATAATAAAAGTAAAATGCTAA
- a CDS encoding GNAT family N-acetyltransferase, whose amino-acid sequence MNSVVYKKASTNEELHQIIKLQHANISASISEEEKQKEGFVTVQHSLTLLKAMNDKCPHIIAKSENKVVGYALSMVKSFKDEIEVLKPMFINIEKNVPDTLKYIVMGQICIDKAFRKRGVFRGLYSKMNEEMKKDYDAIITEVDETNLRSLHAHYAIGFKILYSYRSKKQDWKILKWDI is encoded by the coding sequence ATGAATAGTGTGGTTTATAAAAAAGCTTCTACTAACGAAGAGTTACACCAAATTATTAAACTTCAACACGCTAATATTTCAGCATCAATTTCAGAAGAAGAAAAGCAAAAAGAAGGCTTTGTAACAGTACAGCATAGTCTTACTTTACTTAAAGCAATGAATGATAAGTGCCCTCACATTATTGCGAAAAGTGAAAATAAAGTAGTGGGTTATGCTTTATCTATGGTTAAGAGTTTTAAAGACGAGATAGAAGTTTTAAAACCTATGTTTATTAATATAGAAAAAAATGTACCAGATACTTTAAAATACATAGTTATGGGGCAAATATGTATTGATAAAGCATTTAGAAAAAGAGGTGTCTTTAGAGGGTTATATAGTAAAATGAATGAGGAAATGAAGAAAGATTATGACGCTATTATAACAGAGGTTGATGAAACCAATTTAAGATCATTACATGCACATTATGCAATTGGATTTAAAATCTTATATTCATATCGTTCTAAAAAACAAGATTGGAAAATTTTAAAGTGGGATATCTAA